The segment CCAGTAAAGCTCACCGTCCTCACTTTGACCAAAGGTGACAATGCGGTGTGGCGTGTCGGCGATCTCCTCACGGCGGGTGACTTGTTTGCCATCATGCCAGAGTGCCCAGATTTTGCCCGTCTCATAGTCGCCGTAGATGTAGGCTCCGTGCAGCTCTGGAAAGCGAGCGCCGTGATACACGTAGCCTCCAGTGATGCTGGCGGCCTCCGTGTGCGGATGGGCAGCGACAGGTGGGATGATCTCGCCTGGGCCTTTCAGCTCGGGTTTGATGGGCTGGGAGGCCTCCATGGCACTCCAACCGTGATTACCGCCTTTTTGGATGAGGTGAATCATCTCCCATAGCTCCCAACCGACATCTCCACACCACAGACGGCCTTTGGCATCAAAGCTGATCTTCCATGGATTGCGAAAACCGAAGGCGTAAATCTCTGGCCGAGCACCTGCGGTTTGCAGAAAGGGATTATCCGCTGGGATGGCGTAGGCTTTGCCATTCTGTGCATGATCCACATCGATGCGCAGGATGCTGGAGAGCAGGTCGGTGAGATCCTGGCCTGTATTCCGTGGATCAGGGGGCGATGGCACCTCCGCATCGCCAGTGGAGCAGTAAAGCATGCCATCTGGGCCGAACTGGAGTGAGGCACCATTGTGCCCGCCAGAGAGCCAGGAGAGCAGCACCGTCTCAGATGCGGGATCGAGCACTGGCGGATCATTCTGAGCCAGCTTGAAGCGCGAGAGCCGTGTGCCGTCCTCCACTTTATCTCCGAGGGTGTAGGTGATGAAGACGAGGCCGTTTTCCCGCCACTGCGGATGAAAGGCGATGCCATAGGCGTGATTCACCGCTGCGTGCAGTGCCTTGAGGTCGATGAGGAGCTGCTGTGAGCCTGCATCTGGCGAGTCAGCATAGGTGAATATCTTCCCACCATTCTCCACAGCCGCGAATCGCCGTGCGCCAGGCAGTGGGATCATCTCCAGGCATTGTGGAGTGAGATGGCGGTGAACGCAGGCTCTGCCAGAATGGCCGTGGAGCCTCCGGCGTGCCGTGAATACGGGAGGTCACCCATTGAGCAGATGCATGGAATGCGAGAG is part of the Verrucomicrobiaceae bacterium genome and harbors:
- a CDS encoding PQQ-dependent sugar dehydrogenase produces the protein MIPLPGARRFAAVENGGKIFTYADSPDAGSQQLLIDLKALHAAVNHAYGIAFHPQWRENGLVFITYTLGDKVEDGTRLSRFKLAQNDPPVLDPASETVLLSWLSGGHNGASLQFGPDGMLYCSTGDAEVPSPPDPRNTGQDLTDLLSSILRIDVDHAQNGKAYAIPADNPFLQTAGARPEIYAFGFRNPWKISFDAKGRLWCGDVGWELWEMIHLIQKGGNHGWSAMEASQPIKPELKGPGEIIPPVAAHPHTEAASITGGYVYHGARFPELHGAYIYGDYETGKIWALWHDGKQVTRREEIADTPHRIVTFGQSEDGELYWMDYQNETRTYRLTRNPAVGQPSQFPRRLSQTGLFTDTAAQKPAEGVLPFEIAEPMWQDGATAERFIALPEGKSIQTKVSGKAPNFKYEVKWPTDAVLARTVTLKSKRLETQLLHYDGETWNGYSYRWNDQNTDAGSWRPMGRNSSWKNSRGASMAARSVLAATTTGVVSPSAFSLTSSKASRGTSQSTSWAQNSWHG